A window of candidate division KSB1 bacterium genomic DNA:
CATGCCGCCCCCACCAAGTTTTTCGAGGATTTTGTAATGAGAAATGGTTTTGCCGATCATAATCATTTGAGTATCAATCAATGATAGGAGAGTCAGAAAAAGATAGGCGAGAAAAATTTAAATGTCAAGGATTTCCAGCGGAAGCGAGGCATTGATCGGGGTCTCCCGGAGTGTTTCGATACAGGATTTCCCCGAGACCCATTTAGACGGAAGTTTTCGTCGCAACCCATTGAGGGAAAGTATGGCATCCATCAGAATCCGTCCTGACGAATAAATGTGGGTATGCCTGTGGGAGATGAGAAGGGATTGATGTATATGGAGAGCTGAAATCGTCAGCTTCCCTTATTTGACATAGTTCTGGATTGTGCTAAGTTCCTCTCACCTTTGATCCTTTTTCGCTTTCTTCTTGGCTCGCTTTTCTGCTTTGGTAAGTCCCTTTTTCTTCTGCTGTTTCTCACCTTTGTCTTTTCGACCCATCATTATTCTCCTTATTTCATGGGGAAATAATCAAATGTAGCAATATTGAACCAGGATGTCAATCAAAATAGGGTGGTCAGCCTTTTTATCTTCATAAATAACGGAGAGGAATAGAACCAGTATTTACTGTGTTGGTATAAGAATGAAAAAACTAAAATGAAATATTTTGAGAAAAATATCGAGGGGTTGTCAGTCTTTGAACTGGAAGGTAAGATTATGGGGGGAACACCCGATTGTATATCACTGTGCAATCGCGTGAAGGAAGTAATCGCCTCTGGTCAGAAGAACATCGTAATTGATTTTGATAGAGTTCGTTGGATCAACAGTACAGGTATAGGGTTTATGTTGTCTTGTGTGATGACTTTACGTCGTGAGGGTGGTGAAGTGCATTTCGTGGGTCTCCATGATCGTGTTGATTATTATTTCAAAATAACCAAAATTGATACGGTTTTGCAGATTTACAAGAACGTGGATGAAGTTGTCAAGAAGTTGTCATTGTCGGCTGGCATACCTTCCTCTTAGAATTTCAAACTTGACCAAAATTTTGGAGAAGTTACTTTTCCAACAAGATCACCTGAGTAGTTGGCAAAAATATTGAACCATTAGCGGCCAAGTAATACCACTTAAGATCAATCTCACATTGACCCCAAAAGGCAAACTCTCGAAAAGGACATTTAGGATGTTCTGAGATTTTCTGTTTGGCTTCTTCACACTCGAAGATTTCTATTTCATTTCTAAATCGGTGTCCTATATGAGAGGCCGTGACAACTTGAAAGTCTTTCTCGCCCTTTGTCTTTTTTTGGGGATATTCTCTAATGAAATGCATCGTTCAAAACAAATTCATTTGAGTCGGCTCTCGTGGGTCAGTCTTGTCAGGAGGCCACTTTCCCCGCATGGACAATTTTTCAGATGGAAAGGGTCTAATCATATCAATCAGAAAATCACTGTCGTCGAGACTTTTGTCTAACCAAACCTTGACCATATCGTTTGGCAAGATGAATGGCATTCGGTCGTGAATATTTCCAATCATCGAGTTTGGTTCTAAGGTGATAATGGAACAACTGTATTGATCTTTGCCCCAAATATCATAAATTCCCGCTAACATCATCAGTGATTGACCTTCAATGTTAAACTCATAAGACTCCTTCTTTCTTACAGATTTCCCACCAATCTTTCTACTTTGAAATACTGGTTTTCCGTTAATCTTCTTATTCTCAAAAAAACCATTTGCTGGAACGATACATCGTTGCCATTTCAATAAGTTGTTCTGATAGGGTTCTTGTAGTTTCTCTTTTCGAGAGTTAAACCATGTGCGAGACGGTTCAAATTTCGGTGCAGTTTTAGGGATGAGGTTCCAAAACATCGGTCTTGCCAACGGTTTGTCAACATTGGAATAGATCGTGGTAATATCATTAAAAGGGAGAATATCATCGCTGAGGATCGGTGGATACTCGAATTGTGGAAACGGAATATTAAAAAGGTGCTCAAATAGTTCTTCAGCGTCTGGAAGGAAGGTTAGATGAAAGCGTCCACACATGATGATTTCCTCTGATGTTAGAAGGGTGTATATTTGTATACCTAATATAGTAAAAAGTTAGTTTGAGGTCAAGCAAAAAAAAATGGTCTGCCGTAAATCATTTTATTTCAATTATTATGGACTTTCATCCAGCGGCAATCGAGTTTTACAAAAACTGACAAAACAGTAACCTATTTTAATAGGTGTCGTAAACTAAAAGCAAAAGTTTGAGACACTAATATTCGACTGAAAAGGGGTCATAAGGAGACCGAAAATGAATACGACATTCTATATCGAACATTATATTACTGAGCAGGAAGCAGATTCAATTGAGGATCTGCAAAATCACTTCAGTCAGAAAAATCAGAAACTCATGAAAGATTATAGTGGTCAACAGGAAATCTCAGTTGTCATAGTCATTATGAAGAATGA
This region includes:
- a CDS encoding STAS domain-containing protein, encoding MKYFEKNIEGLSVFELEGKIMGGTPDCISLCNRVKEVIASGQKNIVIDFDRVRWINSTGIGFMLSCVMTLRREGGEVHFVGLHDRVDYYFKITKIDTVLQIYKNVDEVVKKLSLSAGIPSS
- a CDS encoding SOS response-associated peptidase family protein codes for the protein MCGRFHLTFLPDAEELFEHLFNIPFPQFEYPPILSDDILPFNDITTIYSNVDKPLARPMFWNLIPKTAPKFEPSRTWFNSRKEKLQEPYQNNLLKWQRCIVPANGFFENKKINGKPVFQSRKIGGKSVRKKESYEFNIEGQSLMMLAGIYDIWGKDQYSCSIITLEPNSMIGNIHDRMPFILPNDMVKVWLDKSLDDSDFLIDMIRPFPSEKLSMRGKWPPDKTDPREPTQMNLF